In a single window of the Labilithrix sp. genome:
- a CDS encoding phospholipase — protein sequence MSTSTLGPLTVRRFVKGAETQDKPPLHVVLLHGFGAPGDDLAGLADAIDVPPGTTLVFPEAVHALAEITGQRMYGDARAWWMIDMVRLQLAMASGLERDMSSEVPEGLAEARAAVNAMLDALAKEAPDARLILGGFSQGAMLSLDVALRDPSRRLAGLVLLSGTLIAEAEWRPLLEGRRGLPVFQSHGRTDPILSYGMAERLSSVLKEGGLDVTFDPFSGPHTIPLSTLGHLSAWIRARA from the coding sequence ATGTCGACGAGCACGCTGGGACCACTGACCGTCCGCCGTTTCGTGAAGGGCGCGGAAACGCAGGACAAGCCGCCGCTCCACGTCGTCCTCCTGCACGGCTTCGGCGCGCCGGGGGACGACCTGGCGGGGCTCGCCGACGCCATCGACGTCCCTCCCGGCACGACGCTGGTGTTCCCGGAGGCGGTCCACGCGCTCGCGGAGATCACCGGCCAGCGGATGTACGGCGACGCGCGCGCGTGGTGGATGATCGACATGGTGCGCCTCCAGCTCGCGATGGCGTCGGGTCTCGAGCGCGACATGTCGAGCGAGGTTCCCGAAGGGCTCGCGGAGGCGCGCGCGGCGGTGAACGCGATGCTCGACGCGCTCGCGAAGGAGGCGCCCGACGCGCGGCTGATCCTCGGCGGCTTCTCGCAAGGCGCGATGCTCTCGCTCGACGTCGCGCTCCGCGATCCGTCGCGGAGGCTCGCCGGGCTCGTGCTCCTCTCCGGCACGCTCATCGCCGAAGCCGAATGGCGGCCGCTCCTCGAGGGACGGCGCGGGCTCCCCGTGTTCCAGAGCCACGGGCGGACCGATCCGATCCTCTCGTACGGGATGGCGGAGCGCCTCTCGTCGGTGCTGAAGGAGGGAGGCCTTGACGTCACGTTCGATCCGTTCTCGGGCCCGCACACGATCCCGCTCTCCACGCTCGGGCACTTGAGCGCATGGATCCGCGCGCGCGCTTGA
- a CDS encoding class II glutamine amidotransferase: MCELLGMECNVPTDIVFSFSGLALRGGVRGPHADGWGLALYEKRSVRTFLEPSAAAKSPLAEYIRKNPIKTLLAIAHVRKRTRGPVNLANTHPFVRELWGRHFTFAHNGTVKGARRLSAGRFSPIGTTDSEHAFCALMNRLEQRFPNGYPGAPALARAVAKAGAEIGDRGTFNFLLADGEQLFARCATKLTYIIRKAPFRKATLADDDIEVDFSTVTTPKDRVAVIATAPLTRDESWTIGVPGEMWVFRKGRLAETLAS; encoded by the coding sequence ATGTGCGAGCTCCTTGGAATGGAGTGCAATGTCCCGACGGACATCGTGTTCTCGTTCTCGGGGCTCGCACTCCGGGGCGGCGTGCGTGGTCCGCACGCGGACGGCTGGGGCCTCGCGCTCTACGAGAAGCGCTCGGTGCGCACGTTCCTCGAGCCGTCGGCGGCGGCGAAGTCGCCGCTCGCGGAGTACATCCGGAAGAACCCGATCAAGACGCTGCTCGCGATCGCGCACGTGCGGAAGCGCACGCGCGGCCCGGTGAACCTCGCCAACACGCACCCGTTCGTCCGCGAGCTGTGGGGGCGTCACTTCACGTTCGCGCACAACGGCACGGTGAAGGGCGCGCGCAGGCTCTCGGCGGGGCGCTTCAGCCCGATCGGGACGACCGACAGCGAGCACGCGTTCTGCGCGTTGATGAACCGCCTCGAGCAGCGCTTCCCGAACGGCTACCCCGGCGCTCCCGCGCTCGCGCGCGCCGTCGCGAAGGCGGGCGCGGAGATCGGCGACCGCGGCACGTTCAACTTCCTCCTCGCCGACGGCGAGCAGCTCTTCGCCCGCTGCGCGACGAAGCTCACGTACATCATTCGCAAGGCGCCGTTCCGGAAGGCGACGCTCGCCGACGACGACATCGAGGTCGACTTCTCCACCGTGACGACGCCGAAGGATCGCGTCGCGGTGATCGCGACCGCGCCGCTGACGCGCGACGAGTCGTGGACGATCGGCGTGCCCGGAGAAATGTGGGTCTTTCGCAAGGGGCGCCTCGCGGAGACCCTCGCCTCGTGA
- a CDS encoding EAL domain-containing protein: MTSGPPRRTTVAIKRVLDHRDVSVVYQPIVDLKTKRIFAYEALVRSKSADFNGPMDLFAAAVKHTVTGQLGRIIREMAVEGCPGHPLFLNIHPAELNDKFVVQPDDPIFRHSEDVYLEITEGVPLSHFRLCQSILAEVRQRGVYLVVDDLGAGYSNLRYIADIQPRVVKLDRDLVAGLRKGTRMFKLVAAIVVLCRELDAQVVAEGIETVEELEAVQEAGARYGQGYLLARPAFPPPPITWPVNVTPRVTMRKLEQVPPKKK; encoded by the coding sequence GTGACGTCCGGACCGCCGCGCCGCACGACCGTCGCGATCAAGCGGGTGCTCGATCATCGTGACGTCAGCGTCGTCTACCAGCCGATCGTCGATCTCAAGACGAAGCGCATCTTCGCGTACGAGGCGCTCGTTCGCTCGAAGTCGGCGGACTTCAACGGCCCGATGGACCTCTTCGCCGCCGCGGTGAAGCACACCGTGACGGGCCAGCTCGGGCGCATCATCCGCGAGATGGCGGTCGAGGGCTGCCCCGGCCACCCGCTCTTCCTCAACATCCACCCCGCGGAGCTGAACGACAAGTTCGTGGTCCAGCCGGACGATCCGATCTTCCGTCACTCCGAGGACGTGTACCTCGAGATCACGGAAGGTGTACCGCTCTCGCATTTCCGTCTCTGCCAGAGCATCCTCGCGGAGGTCCGGCAGCGCGGCGTGTACCTCGTCGTCGACGACCTCGGCGCCGGCTACTCGAACCTCCGCTACATCGCCGACATCCAGCCGCGCGTGGTGAAGCTCGATCGCGATCTCGTCGCCGGCCTCCGCAAGGGCACGCGCATGTTCAAGCTCGTCGCCGCGATCGTGGTCCTCTGCCGCGAGCTCGACGCCCAGGTCGTCGCCGAGGGCATCGAGACGGTCGAGGAGCTCGAGGCCGTCCAGGAGGCCGGCGCCCGCTACGGCCAGGGCTACCTCCTCGCGCGCCCCGCCTTCCCCCCGCCCCCCATCACCTGGCCCGTCAACGTCACCCCCCGCGTCACCATGCGCAAGCTCGAACAAGTCCCGCCAAAGAAGAAATAG
- a CDS encoding GGDEF domain-containing protein: MPADRDEGEATRITSLASLESELRARRRQVAAYLVVLQGTNVGEMHKLENGEVVIGRAASATLRLNDDGISRRHCRVLSIGGQVVIEDLGSANGTLVNGEMIQHHVLKEGDKIRLGATTTLKFTYQDKLDESFQQQMLDAALRDGLTRCYNKKFFQDRLETEFAYAKRHKTMLSLVMFDVDYFKKVNDTYGHLAGDAVLVHLARITQMTIRTEDVLARYGGEEFAVVSRGIPLLNAGVLGERLRARVEQEIFDYQGTRLPVTISVGVAALPEAQATQPSELIRDADSALYEAKKSGRNRVCINGL, translated from the coding sequence ATGCCGGCCGATCGCGACGAGGGAGAGGCGACCCGGATCACGAGCCTCGCCAGCCTCGAGTCCGAGCTCCGCGCCCGACGGCGGCAGGTCGCCGCGTATCTGGTGGTCTTGCAGGGCACCAACGTCGGAGAAATGCACAAGCTCGAAAACGGCGAGGTGGTCATCGGCCGCGCCGCGAGCGCCACGCTGCGACTGAACGACGACGGTATCTCCCGGCGTCACTGCCGCGTGTTGTCCATCGGCGGCCAGGTCGTCATCGAGGACCTCGGGAGCGCGAACGGCACGCTCGTGAACGGCGAGATGATCCAGCATCACGTGCTGAAAGAGGGCGACAAGATCCGCCTCGGCGCGACGACGACGCTGAAATTCACGTATCAGGACAAGCTCGACGAGAGCTTCCAGCAGCAGATGCTGGACGCCGCGCTGCGGGACGGCCTCACGCGCTGTTACAACAAGAAGTTTTTCCAGGACCGCCTCGAGACCGAGTTCGCCTACGCGAAGCGGCACAAGACGATGCTGTCCTTGGTGATGTTCGACGTCGACTACTTCAAGAAGGTCAACGACACGTACGGCCACCTCGCCGGCGACGCGGTGCTCGTGCATCTTGCACGCATCACGCAGATGACCATCCGCACCGAGGACGTCCTCGCGCGCTACGGCGGCGAGGAGTTCGCGGTCGTCTCGCGCGGCATCCCGCTCCTCAACGCCGGCGTCCTCGGCGAGCGCCTCCGCGCGCGCGTCGAGCAGGAGATCTTCGACTACCAGGGCACGCGCCTCCCGGTCACGATCAGCGTCGGCGTCGCCGCGCTGCCGGAGGCGCAAGCGACCCAGCCCTCCGAGCTCATTCGCGACGCCGACAGCGCGCTCTACGAAGCCAAGAAGTCCGGCCGCAACCGCGTCTGCATCAATGGTTTGTAA
- a CDS encoding glutathione peroxidase — MGCETKDVPATPDPAAVNGGGGEKPRGTTEEDTDKPPVAATCTGAPGSIYALSVKRLGAEEEKLCAYEGSVILIVNGASNCGYTAQYEPLQGLYEKYKETGQKFVVLGFPSDSFNQELADDKEVSEFCTDEYGITFPLFTIGPVIDDTAKNVVAQPVYKWLASQPGMSDPVSWNFEKFLVSKDGKVVKRWARDVVPNEGSDIDNTISAELARSP, encoded by the coding sequence GTGGGCTGCGAGACCAAGGACGTGCCGGCGACCCCGGACCCGGCCGCCGTCAACGGCGGCGGAGGCGAGAAGCCGAGGGGCACGACGGAAGAGGACACCGACAAGCCGCCGGTCGCGGCGACGTGCACCGGCGCGCCCGGCTCGATCTATGCGCTCTCCGTGAAGCGCCTCGGCGCGGAGGAGGAGAAGCTCTGCGCGTACGAGGGATCGGTCATCCTCATCGTGAACGGCGCCTCGAACTGTGGGTACACCGCGCAGTACGAGCCGCTCCAGGGTCTCTACGAGAAGTACAAGGAGACGGGGCAGAAGTTCGTCGTGCTGGGCTTCCCGTCGGACTCCTTCAACCAGGAGCTCGCCGACGACAAGGAGGTCAGCGAGTTCTGCACCGACGAGTACGGCATCACGTTCCCGCTCTTCACGATCGGACCGGTCATCGACGACACGGCGAAGAACGTCGTCGCGCAGCCGGTGTACAAGTGGCTCGCGTCGCAGCCCGGCATGTCGGACCCGGTCTCGTGGAACTTCGAGAAGTTCCTCGTCTCGAAGGACGGCAAGGTCGTCAAACGCTGGGCCCGCGACGTCGTCCCGAACGAGGGCAGCGACATCGACAACACCATCTCCGCCGAGCTCGCTAGGAGCCCGTAG
- a CDS encoding carbonic anhydrase produces the protein MKSLNDGIRRYETLQRPRYSARFAELASGQDPLAMFIGCADSRVVPHLVASAGPGDLFVVRNVANLVHPHCDDGHGADVSVASAVWYATEVLGVREIVVCGHSGCGGMQAVMGDVAPEHLQRWLTPAAASLAIWTERGPYDPSYAPVDQLSQINARRQLDNLRTYEHVARRERRGELTLHAWWFDIPNAKLLAFDDTHDRFIPALNVGASPRHPTPDTALALRARGASRPLARPLLGPRGSRSVGVQRAKAST, from the coding sequence GTGAAGTCGCTCAACGATGGGATCCGTCGCTATGAAACCCTCCAGCGGCCGCGCTACAGCGCGCGCTTCGCCGAGCTCGCGAGCGGGCAGGACCCGCTCGCGATGTTCATCGGCTGCGCCGACAGTCGCGTGGTCCCGCACCTGGTCGCCTCCGCCGGGCCCGGCGATCTCTTCGTCGTCCGCAACGTCGCGAACCTCGTGCATCCCCATTGCGACGACGGACACGGCGCGGACGTGAGCGTCGCGTCGGCGGTCTGGTACGCGACGGAGGTGCTCGGCGTCCGCGAGATCGTCGTGTGCGGCCACTCCGGCTGCGGCGGCATGCAAGCGGTGATGGGCGACGTGGCGCCGGAGCATCTCCAGCGCTGGCTCACGCCCGCCGCCGCGTCGCTCGCGATCTGGACGGAGCGAGGACCGTACGATCCGTCGTACGCGCCGGTCGATCAGCTCTCGCAGATCAACGCGCGACGGCAGCTCGACAACCTCCGCACGTACGAGCACGTCGCGCGCCGCGAACGCCGCGGCGAGCTCACCCTCCACGCCTGGTGGTTCGACATCCCGAACGCAAAACTCCTCGCCTTCGACGACACCCACGACCGCTTCATCCCCGCACTCAACGTCGGGGCTTCGCCCCGACACCCCACCCCAGACACGGCCCTCGCGCTTCGCGCTCGGGGCGCTTCGCGCCCGCTTGCGCGGCCGCTTCTGGGGCCCCGGGGCTCACGCAGCGTTGGTGTGCAACGGGCGAAGGCCTCGACGTGA
- a CDS encoding HAMP domain-containing histidine kinase → MPSTLATRMPSTLATRLGITHGALVVVLAVLLVVTLQGLVRMLGVMTVIRDQRLSSLDAEEELHRAAWQVEVALRHGRNDCVEGKSEVPLRQHLAEARAQFEEVSTRTATEVAPALRDVAAKYKTFADDALAGGTCAFLTRQSSDERRLRLDEELTDTWIDRLQDVHTDIEAKEARARDIGSRTTRSGLIVAAVGAIAAVIVVRWTAASVTRPIARLAAAARRLGEGEFTPIASVGGPHEVEALRLDLERTREKLLGLDRMKQSFLASVSHELRSPLGRLREALALLSDGTVGDLSAQQKRVVTLASRACEQEVRIVEALLDMTRIGSGMPVQREAGCDIVRIIEAAAEAERPEATARGVTIEVDAAGTFPSMTLDSALVERAIANLVRNAVSVSPKASKVRVVATLDDGRVRIDVHDNGPGLDPELADKLFQPFNAVAVKAAGRPAGIGIGLSIVREVARAHHGDVAVSREADTTTFRLEIATEQT, encoded by the coding sequence ATGCCGTCCACCCTCGCGACCCGGATGCCGTCCACCCTCGCGACCCGGCTCGGGATTACGCACGGCGCGCTCGTTGTCGTCCTCGCTGTGCTCCTCGTCGTCACGCTGCAAGGGCTCGTGCGTATGCTCGGCGTGATGACGGTCATCCGCGACCAGCGCCTCTCCTCGCTCGACGCCGAGGAAGAGCTCCATCGCGCGGCGTGGCAGGTCGAGGTCGCGCTCCGCCACGGACGCAACGACTGCGTGGAGGGGAAGTCGGAGGTCCCGCTTCGCCAGCACCTCGCCGAGGCGCGCGCGCAGTTCGAGGAGGTGAGCACGCGGACGGCGACCGAGGTCGCGCCCGCGCTCCGCGACGTCGCCGCGAAGTACAAGACGTTCGCCGACGACGCGCTCGCCGGCGGCACGTGCGCCTTCCTCACGCGTCAGAGCTCGGACGAGCGGCGCCTTCGCCTCGACGAGGAGCTGACCGACACGTGGATCGATCGCCTGCAGGACGTGCACACCGACATCGAAGCGAAGGAGGCTCGCGCGCGCGACATCGGCAGCCGCACGACGCGGAGCGGCCTCATCGTCGCGGCGGTGGGCGCGATCGCCGCCGTCATCGTCGTGCGCTGGACGGCCGCGAGCGTCACGCGACCGATCGCGCGGCTCGCGGCGGCCGCGCGGCGCCTCGGGGAAGGGGAGTTCACGCCGATCGCGTCGGTCGGCGGCCCACACGAGGTGGAGGCGCTGCGCCTCGATCTCGAGCGAACGCGCGAGAAGCTGCTCGGGCTCGATCGCATGAAGCAGAGCTTCCTCGCGAGCGTCTCCCACGAGCTGCGCTCGCCGCTCGGCCGCCTCCGCGAGGCCCTCGCGCTCCTCTCCGACGGGACGGTGGGCGATCTCAGCGCGCAGCAGAAGCGCGTCGTCACCCTCGCGAGCCGCGCGTGCGAGCAAGAGGTGCGCATCGTCGAGGCGCTGCTCGACATGACGCGCATCGGCTCGGGCATGCCGGTGCAGCGCGAAGCGGGCTGCGACATCGTGCGGATCATCGAGGCCGCGGCGGAGGCCGAGCGGCCCGAGGCGACGGCGCGCGGCGTCACGATCGAGGTCGACGCGGCGGGGACCTTCCCGAGCATGACGCTCGACAGCGCGCTCGTGGAGCGCGCGATCGCGAACCTGGTCCGCAACGCGGTGTCGGTCTCGCCGAAGGCGAGCAAGGTCCGCGTCGTCGCGACGCTCGACGACGGCCGCGTCCGCATCGACGTGCACGACAACGGACCGGGCCTCGATCCGGAGCTCGCGGACAAGCTCTTCCAGCCGTTCAACGCCGTCGCGGTGAAGGCGGCGGGGCGCCCGGCCGGCATCGGCATCGGCCTCTCGATCGTGCGCGAGGTCGCGCGCGCGCATCACGGCGACGTCGCGGTCTCGCGCGAAGCCGACACCACGACGTTCCGCCTCGAAATCGCCACGGAGCAAACATGA
- a CDS encoding sigma-54-dependent Fis family transcriptional regulator, with amino-acid sequence MSDVPHVLLVDDDQELCELLSIRIEAAGYRISVEHDVKGALARVGREQFDCVLLDLRLGNENGFDVLDGVAKRSAEMPVIMITAHGTIDLAVEAMKKGATGFVTKPFHDHDLLQKVKQTIEASRMRRELAGLRRLVGAPDDRTRLVGVSPAIERVREMIALVAGSDSTVLILGESGTGKELVARCIRALSSRKDGPFVAVNCAGLSAELLESTLFGHKRGAFTGAVADREGLFGAAKKGTLFLDEIGETPLEVQAKLLRVLQERRYTAVGSTMEQEADVRIIAATNRDLRQEIAEKRFREDLFYRLHVVPIAMPPIRDRADDIPLLAEMFLERAAARMNRPAPKLGQRALAVLTAHPWPGNVRELENVMEAAVLLCRSDELDVNHLPGIGTATSPAPAGGLSDIARGSEAMFAPYLPASAPAPPPLREARDAFERAYVHAILKRSGGNVTAAAKLAERNRTDFYDLMRRHGVTPRRD; translated from the coding sequence ATGAGCGACGTCCCTCACGTCCTGTTGGTCGACGACGATCAGGAGCTCTGCGAGCTCCTCTCCATCCGCATCGAAGCCGCCGGCTACCGGATCTCGGTCGAGCACGACGTGAAGGGCGCGCTCGCCCGCGTCGGCCGCGAGCAGTTCGACTGCGTGCTCCTCGATCTCCGCCTCGGCAACGAGAACGGCTTCGACGTCCTCGACGGCGTCGCGAAGCGGAGCGCGGAGATGCCCGTCATCATGATCACGGCGCACGGCACGATCGACCTCGCGGTCGAGGCGATGAAGAAGGGCGCGACCGGCTTCGTCACGAAGCCGTTCCACGATCACGACCTCCTCCAGAAGGTGAAGCAGACGATCGAAGCGAGCCGCATGCGCCGCGAGCTCGCCGGCCTGCGCCGCCTCGTCGGCGCGCCGGACGATCGAACGCGCCTCGTCGGCGTGAGCCCCGCGATCGAGCGCGTGCGCGAGATGATCGCGCTCGTCGCCGGCTCCGACAGCACGGTCCTCATCCTCGGCGAGTCGGGCACCGGCAAGGAGCTCGTCGCGCGCTGCATCCGCGCGCTCTCTTCGCGCAAGGACGGCCCCTTCGTCGCCGTGAACTGCGCGGGCCTCTCCGCGGAGCTCCTCGAGAGCACGCTCTTCGGCCACAAGCGCGGCGCGTTCACGGGCGCGGTCGCGGATCGGGAGGGCCTCTTCGGCGCGGCGAAGAAGGGCACCCTCTTCCTCGACGAGATCGGCGAGACGCCGCTCGAGGTGCAGGCGAAGCTGCTCCGCGTCCTCCAAGAACGCCGCTACACCGCGGTCGGCTCGACGATGGAGCAGGAGGCGGACGTGCGCATCATCGCGGCGACGAACCGCGACCTCCGGCAAGAGATCGCGGAGAAGCGCTTCCGCGAGGACCTCTTCTACCGCCTGCACGTCGTCCCGATCGCGATGCCGCCGATCCGCGATCGCGCCGACGACATCCCGCTCCTCGCGGAGATGTTCCTCGAGCGCGCGGCGGCGCGGATGAACCGCCCCGCGCCGAAGCTCGGGCAGCGCGCGCTCGCGGTCCTCACCGCCCATCCGTGGCCGGGCAACGTGCGCGAGCTCGAGAACGTGATGGAGGCGGCGGTGCTCCTCTGCCGCTCCGACGAGCTCGACGTGAACCACCTGCCCGGCATCGGCACCGCGACCTCTCCCGCGCCGGCGGGCGGCCTCTCGGACATCGCCCGCGGCTCGGAGGCGATGTTCGCGCCCTACCTCCCCGCGAGCGCGCCCGCTCCGCCCCCGCTCCGCGAGGCCCGCGACGCCTTCGAGCGCGCCTACGTGCACGCGATCCTGAAGCGCTCCGGCGGCAACGTCACCGCCGCCGCGAAGCTGGCCGAGCGCAACCGCACCGACTTCTACGACCTCATGCGCCGCCACGGCGTCACCCCGCGCCGCGACTGA
- a CDS encoding ThiF family adenylyltransferase: protein MKRIVFCGVGALGSNAVVLCRNLEAQLVLVDFDRVESKNCLSQAFVKPSVGKNKAEALKLQLANFWGVKAESFGVRVEETNVATLCGNADLVVDAFDNAKSRRTLSTWARAADKPLVHAAVSADGTFGLVRWDERFVADEEGAPGQATCEGGEHLPLIALVSSTLARTVQDFVAKGTKRDAMIALSGVTVTAE from the coding sequence ATGAAGCGCATCGTTTTCTGTGGGGTCGGGGCGCTGGGCTCCAACGCCGTCGTCCTCTGCCGGAACCTCGAGGCGCAGCTCGTGCTCGTCGACTTCGACCGCGTCGAGTCGAAGAACTGCCTCTCGCAGGCGTTCGTGAAGCCGTCGGTCGGGAAGAACAAGGCCGAGGCGCTCAAGCTGCAGCTCGCGAACTTCTGGGGCGTGAAGGCGGAGTCGTTCGGCGTGCGCGTCGAAGAGACGAACGTCGCGACGCTCTGCGGGAACGCGGACCTCGTCGTCGACGCGTTCGACAACGCGAAGTCGCGGCGCACGCTCTCGACCTGGGCGCGCGCCGCGGACAAGCCGCTCGTGCACGCGGCCGTCTCCGCCGACGGGACCTTCGGGCTCGTGCGGTGGGACGAGCGCTTCGTCGCCGACGAGGAAGGCGCGCCCGGACAGGCGACGTGCGAGGGCGGCGAGCACCTGCCGCTCATCGCGCTCGTGTCGTCCACGCTCGCGCGCACGGTCCAGGACTTCGTCGCGAAGGGCACCAAGCGCGACGCGATGATCGCCCTCTCCGGCGTCACGGTGACGGCGGAGTAG
- a CDS encoding Mov34/MPN/PAD-1 family protein has product MREVFLLVDDNQNVLWSDASDSPVLLPDSRARWEAIWSRRDRIAEIVHSHPVGPLAFSREDETTMAALVSALGKPMTFAVVAPHGIVRRVQRLASDEGPPAPDEVLSGAEPWWAALLRMASGMSRDKARPAVAERSEKEKIP; this is encoded by the coding sequence ATGCGTGAAGTCTTCCTCCTCGTCGACGACAACCAGAACGTGCTCTGGTCGGACGCCTCCGACAGCCCGGTGCTCCTCCCGGACTCGCGCGCGCGCTGGGAGGCGATCTGGTCGCGCCGCGATCGGATCGCCGAGATCGTGCACTCGCACCCGGTCGGCCCGCTCGCGTTCTCGCGCGAGGACGAGACGACGATGGCGGCGCTCGTCTCGGCGCTCGGCAAGCCGATGACGTTCGCGGTCGTCGCGCCGCACGGCATCGTGCGCCGCGTGCAGAGGCTCGCCTCGGACGAGGGCCCGCCCGCGCCGGACGAAGTGCTCTCCGGCGCGGAGCCGTGGTGGGCCGCCCTCTTGCGGATGGCCTCCGGAATGAGCAGAGATAAAGCCCGGCCGGCTGTGGCGGAGCGGTCCGAGAAAGAGAAGATCCCATGA